A genomic segment from Thermostichus lividus PCC 6715 encodes:
- a CDS encoding DUF1818 family protein: protein MTQDLRTGQGWRVGWRSASDAFPALVGSDDWAIELTAAEFQAFTALLAQLTQQLQGMSSELMPDEAIALTASNDQIYLELDGYPHAYGLHLIVLQGRRAEGKWPAPVSADFLLACAELAATLKCPNAES, encoded by the coding sequence ATGACGCAAGACTTACGGACGGGTCAGGGCTGGCGTGTTGGCTGGCGCAGCGCGTCTGATGCATTCCCCGCGCTGGTGGGGAGTGACGACTGGGCAATTGAACTTACCGCCGCCGAATTCCAAGCCTTTACTGCACTACTGGCCCAACTGACGCAGCAGTTACAGGGGATGAGCAGTGAACTGATGCCCGACGAGGCGATCGCCCTCACCGCTAGCAATGACCAGATCTATCTAGAGCTTGACGGCTACCCCCATGCCTACGGCTTACACCTGATTGTGCTTCAGGGGCGGCGGGCTGAAGGGAAATGGCCTGCGCCGGTATCAGCGGATTTCCTGCTGGCGTGCGCTGAGTTGGCTGCGACCCTCAAGTGCCCCAACGCTGAAAGCTAG
- a CDS encoding DUF3172 domain-containing protein, with protein sequence MPRRSPPPRSPSRARPQPSRVSETESKFNSRTLAVLGGVFIIGVGVGVTFSKTTTLNPDNVASTQFIDQAAPNPDICVQFGASAIAVDTRIFVTFNPFSVFVSQPLMQPGCVIRANNVALLEQRKLITGEQLRTCRQRLNTFGYVGNLEGNPDISCVYQSNTDKNLFLKLSGLSSGSADTNNF encoded by the coding sequence ATGCCCCGACGTTCTCCCCCGCCGCGATCGCCCTCCCGTGCTCGCCCTCAGCCCAGTCGAGTATCGGAAACGGAGTCCAAATTTAACTCCCGTACCCTCGCGGTCTTGGGAGGAGTGTTTATTATTGGTGTTGGTGTTGGTGTCACCTTTAGTAAAACCACCACCCTCAACCCCGATAATGTAGCCTCTACCCAGTTTATTGATCAGGCAGCACCTAACCCCGATATTTGCGTTCAGTTTGGCGCGAGTGCCATTGCCGTTGACACCCGTATTTTTGTTACCTTTAACCCCTTCTCTGTGTTTGTGTCCCAGCCTCTGATGCAGCCGGGCTGCGTGATCCGAGCCAACAACGTTGCACTGCTGGAGCAACGCAAACTCATTACGGGCGAGCAGTTACGCACCTGTCGGCAGCGACTCAATACCTTTGGCTATGTCGGTAACCTCGAAGGTAACCCCGACATTAGCTGTGTCTATCAAAGTAATACCGATAAGAATCTCTTCTTGAAATTATCGGGGCTCAGTAGTGGCTCAGCAGACACCAATAATTTTTAG
- a CDS encoding GAF domain-containing protein, with protein sequence MTSAKPPKVTPALAALVNTTKQLQQQEQLVGLLPPLISYSTDALGMAFVWLAIYNERGKQLIGQGGITPVGEVGLLKQKIPLVPGSLLDQVLMQRKPISLPSLKEEPRLGEWRDAAVRLGIQGAVIYPIVRHRHPLGVLMLGSTTWGETLRGDDLAHMTLLMSVLGAEVERLTATKPSSDPPQASVPVVGHDDPIHHLLQEASRANTLGQRIEALLLALHQFCQPQRTSLFWRDLEQPLYRRRSYTLGKPMGRESQRQPLAITQQELGGCYAALAGGQTVSVSDMQSVVSSTAPLRLMQMLNCRALVATPFSWAPR encoded by the coding sequence ATGACCTCTGCCAAGCCTCCCAAGGTGACACCTGCCCTTGCTGCGTTGGTGAACACCACAAAGCAACTGCAACAGCAGGAGCAACTGGTGGGACTATTGCCCCCCCTCATTAGCTATAGCACTGACGCTCTGGGGATGGCCTTTGTCTGGTTGGCGATCTACAACGAACGTGGCAAACAATTGATTGGACAGGGGGGCATCACCCCTGTGGGCGAGGTAGGGCTGCTCAAGCAAAAAATACCGCTAGTCCCGGGTAGCCTTTTAGACCAAGTCCTCATGCAACGTAAGCCCATTAGCTTACCCAGCCTCAAAGAGGAACCCCGCCTTGGCGAGTGGCGCGATGCGGCAGTGCGGCTGGGGATTCAAGGTGCTGTGATTTATCCGATTGTGCGGCATCGCCACCCCCTTGGGGTACTGATGCTAGGCTCAACTACGTGGGGCGAAACGCTACGGGGAGATGACCTTGCCCACATGACCCTCTTGATGAGCGTCCTTGGGGCTGAAGTTGAACGGCTAACGGCCACCAAGCCCAGCAGTGACCCCCCTCAGGCCAGCGTACCCGTAGTGGGTCACGATGACCCCATCCACCATTTACTACAGGAGGCCAGCCGTGCCAACACCCTTGGCCAGCGTATTGAAGCACTGCTGTTGGCCTTGCATCAGTTCTGCCAACCCCAGCGCACGAGTTTGTTTTGGCGTGACTTAGAGCAGCCCCTCTACCGTCGCCGCAGTTACACCCTCGGTAAGCCTATGGGGCGCGAGAGCCAGCGTCAACCCTTGGCGATTACCCAGCAAGAATTGGGGGGATGTTATGCTGCCTTGGCGGGGGGGCAAACCGTAAGTGTCAGTGACATGCAAAGCGTGGTCAGCAGTACGGCTCCGCTGCGCCTGATGCAGATGCTGAACTGCCGTGCCTTAGTGGCTACTCCATTCTCATGGGCACCGAGGTGA
- a CDS encoding GAF domain-containing protein, whose amino-acid sequence MGTEVMGFLTLEKAEPYPWNDNERRLLRVAADLLALAAPVERAEQMLGQTQQAQSLLSDLTQAICDEQDWKRVLQQAGERLAAEFAAQWVFLLSYNSLSQTFDVLLQHPAPRGRDRHPPLPPLQKMDWQLLETATTAIALEDYTHELRLFSWKDALSKLNIKSLMVATTTPGHSLEAVLLVGRSEPTLWGRSQQTLLQDVARALGLLSHQWQLQTTNSQQEQVRSAMLAGLAALQRTQNLERAELAGLQHIMNLMQVPLVALVTWPPGQTTGWIVAPPPGHPKFAIRNEAEVAIYEDPLIHSALMASQADLSTNPHAWLIQTTAAALDPRTREWLCGPDIGQVLAIALRTDPEYEPSGVLIIADRPQRLWSTLHLESLITLVNHMAWAHRSICLVQVLTQGWQTLENLNWYKHRRVEHAYGQLASTCNQFNQWLQQHPEQADPQLRRLGSLLQSQLESLHPLLTKEIWQLEKSVDSAGLAVILKRTLDRIEHWKQKKDLWIQVHNQPVLTLNGDISKLELILYELLLFACQRSPSQGRVDLWCQQLEGIGQGGKALAWLELSITDNGDIDPRLLIDLHHLDHLDWLAPSSLDHPPGRHLKVCFALCQRLGYTLDMYKLEDGRVLSRLVIPLNNGDSGTFELQQLSQPRSPQ is encoded by the coding sequence ATGGGCACCGAGGTGATGGGATTCCTGACCCTTGAGAAAGCGGAACCCTATCCATGGAATGACAACGAAAGGAGACTATTGCGAGTCGCAGCAGATCTATTGGCCTTGGCCGCCCCCGTAGAGCGTGCCGAGCAGATGCTGGGGCAAACGCAGCAAGCGCAAAGCCTACTGAGCGATCTCACCCAAGCAATCTGTGATGAACAGGACTGGAAACGAGTGCTACAACAGGCGGGGGAGAGGCTGGCAGCAGAATTTGCAGCCCAGTGGGTATTTTTACTCAGCTACAATTCCCTCAGTCAAACCTTTGATGTGCTGCTTCAGCATCCGGCACCGCGAGGGCGCGATCGCCATCCACCCTTGCCACCCCTGCAAAAAATGGATTGGCAATTACTGGAAACCGCAACCACCGCGATCGCCCTCGAGGACTATACCCACGAACTGCGATTGTTCTCGTGGAAAGATGCCCTCAGCAAACTGAATATCAAATCCTTGATGGTGGCCACCACCACTCCGGGGCATTCCCTAGAAGCCGTGCTCTTGGTGGGTCGCAGCGAGCCAACCCTATGGGGGCGATCGCAACAAACCCTTTTGCAAGACGTTGCCCGTGCCCTTGGCCTCCTCAGTCATCAATGGCAACTGCAAACAACCAACAGCCAGCAAGAGCAGGTGCGCTCGGCAATGTTGGCAGGACTAGCGGCACTACAGCGCACCCAAAATCTGGAGCGTGCAGAATTAGCGGGTCTGCAACACATCATGAACCTAATGCAGGTGCCCCTAGTGGCCTTGGTTACGTGGCCTCCGGGTCAGACAACTGGCTGGATTGTTGCGCCACCTCCGGGTCACCCGAAGTTTGCCATCCGGAATGAGGCGGAAGTTGCCATCTACGAAGACCCCCTCATCCACAGCGCCCTCATGGCCTCCCAAGCCGATCTGAGTACCAATCCCCACGCGTGGTTAATTCAAACCACCGCAGCAGCACTTGACCCCCGTACCCGCGAATGGCTTTGTGGGCCAGATATTGGCCAAGTGTTGGCGATCGCCCTGCGAACAGATCCTGAGTACGAGCCTTCAGGAGTATTAATCATTGCCGATCGCCCCCAGCGTCTCTGGTCAACCCTACACCTAGAGTCATTGATTACCCTAGTAAACCACATGGCTTGGGCACACCGCAGCATTTGCTTAGTGCAGGTGCTCACCCAGGGTTGGCAAACCCTAGAAAACCTAAACTGGTACAAACATCGGCGAGTCGAGCACGCCTACGGCCAACTGGCCAGTACCTGCAACCAATTTAACCAGTGGTTGCAACAGCACCCCGAGCAGGCAGATCCGCAGCTGCGCCGCCTCGGGAGTTTACTCCAGAGTCAACTGGAATCCCTGCATCCCCTACTGACGAAGGAAATATGGCAACTTGAAAAGTCCGTTGACAGTGCTGGTTTGGCAGTCATTCTCAAGCGCACCCTCGACCGCATTGAACACTGGAAACAAAAGAAAGACCTCTGGATTCAGGTGCACAACCAACCTGTGCTCACCCTCAACGGCGATATTAGCAAGCTAGAGCTAATCCTTTACGAGTTACTTTTATTTGCCTGCCAGCGATCGCCCTCCCAAGGACGGGTGGATCTCTGGTGTCAGCAACTCGAAGGAATAGGGCAGGGAGGCAAAGCCCTTGCATGGCTCGAGCTGTCGATTACCGATAATGGCGACATCGACCCACGCTTGCTCATTGATCTGCACCACCTCGATCATTTAGATTGGCTGGCACCGTCCAGCTTAGATCACCCCCCCGGTCGCCACCTCAAAGTCTGCTTTGCCCTCTGCCAGCGACTTGGCTATACCCTCGATATGTACAAACTAGAGGATGGCCGTGTCCTCAGCCGCTTAGTGATTCCCCTCAACAATGGCGATAGTGGCACCTTCGAACTGCAACAATTGTCCCAACCGCGCTCCCCCCAATGA
- a CDS encoding acetate/propionate family kinase — protein sequence MTRFPTTILVLNAGSSSLKVCLYQLEAEPDTVPPPCWHALLDWGEDPTTAKLKVKTSHQQYQSILTHPQGAITGLPAWIKALLATLTEGQTAVVQTLDDICMIGHRVVHGGLRYQAPVQVDAAVKAAIAEFSEYAPLHNPANLAGIEVMEQLCPQIPQVAVFDTAFHAHLPRVARTYPIPQELSAAGIQRYGFHGISHQYVSERAAPLLELPPTALRLITCHLGNGCSLAAVKGGQCVETTMGFTPAAGVMMGTRCGDIDPGILLYLLRRGYSVDQLDQLVNRQSGLLGVSGISNDLRQILAAIDQGVAAAQLAYDCFIYSLQRGIASLIPPLGGVDALVFTAGIGENAPSVRADVCHGLGWLGVHLNPVANEQHHGDRDIASATSRVRVLVLQTQEDWAIARACLKVLAA from the coding sequence GTGACACGTTTTCCAACGACGATACTGGTACTAAATGCTGGCTCCAGTAGCCTGAAGGTTTGCTTGTATCAACTGGAGGCTGAGCCAGACACTGTGCCCCCGCCCTGTTGGCACGCTCTGTTGGATTGGGGAGAAGACCCAACAACAGCAAAGCTCAAGGTCAAGACTTCGCACCAACAGTACCAGAGCATCCTCACCCATCCTCAAGGGGCGATCACTGGGTTGCCTGCTTGGATAAAGGCTCTCCTAGCGACTCTCACCGAGGGACAGACCGCTGTTGTGCAGACCCTAGATGATATTTGCATGATTGGGCATCGAGTGGTACATGGCGGTTTGCGCTATCAGGCTCCTGTACAGGTTGATGCTGCTGTTAAAGCGGCGATCGCTGAATTTAGTGAGTATGCTCCTTTGCACAATCCCGCAAATCTGGCAGGCATCGAGGTGATGGAGCAACTCTGCCCACAGATTCCGCAAGTGGCCGTGTTCGATACAGCGTTCCATGCTCACCTGCCAAGGGTGGCGCGAACCTATCCTATCCCCCAAGAATTGAGCGCAGCAGGTATTCAACGCTATGGCTTCCATGGCATTAGCCATCAGTACGTCAGTGAACGTGCCGCTCCACTGCTAGAGCTGCCCCCGACAGCATTACGGTTAATTACCTGTCACTTGGGCAATGGCTGCTCGTTGGCAGCGGTTAAAGGAGGCCAGTGTGTTGAGACGACCATGGGCTTTACTCCTGCTGCGGGGGTGATGATGGGCACTCGCTGTGGTGATATTGATCCGGGGATTTTGCTGTATTTGCTGCGCCGTGGCTACAGCGTGGATCAGTTAGATCAACTGGTCAATCGGCAGTCGGGACTGTTGGGGGTTTCCGGCATTAGTAATGATTTACGTCAAATTTTGGCAGCCATCGATCAGGGAGTAGCAGCAGCACAGCTTGCCTACGATTGCTTTATCTATTCGCTACAGCGGGGCATTGCTAGCTTAATCCCGCCTTTGGGAGGGGTGGATGCACTGGTGTTTACAGCGGGAATTGGTGAAAACGCGCCATCGGTGCGGGCTGATGTGTGCCACGGTCTGGGGTGGCTAGGGGTGCACCTCAACCCTGTGGCGAATGAACAACACCATGGCGATCGCGACATTGCCAGCGCTACCTCTAGGGTTCGAGTGCTTGTCCTACAGACCCAGGAAGATTGGGCGATCGCCCGTGCCTGCCTAAAAGTCTTAGCCGCTTAA
- a CDS encoding MlaE family lipid ABC transporter permease subunit gives MRKRPRWRLNQGTQRFGSAFMLAGKVTFHLLKGRISFRNCMNQMALVGPESVGVALITAAFVGMVFTIQVAREFITFGATSAVGGVLAIALTRELGPVLTAVVLAGRVGSAFAAEIGTMKVTEQIDALHMLGTDPVDYLVVPRFIACLLMLPILNILSLVTGLWGGMIIADYLYGIPRTIYIESIQNFLQSWDIWSSIIKSGIFGAVVAIIGCNWGLTTTGGAKGVGQSTTAAVVMSLLAIFILNFFLSWALFGGESNLIPTF, from the coding sequence ATGCGGAAACGGCCTCGCTGGCGGCTTAATCAGGGGACTCAACGCTTTGGCTCTGCTTTTATGTTGGCGGGGAAAGTTACCTTCCATCTGCTGAAAGGTCGCATTTCCTTTCGTAATTGCATGAATCAAATGGCGTTGGTGGGGCCAGAATCGGTGGGGGTTGCCCTCATTACCGCAGCCTTTGTGGGGATGGTGTTCACCATTCAGGTGGCGCGGGAGTTTATTACCTTTGGCGCTACCTCAGCGGTTGGTGGGGTGCTGGCGATCGCCCTCACCCGCGAACTGGGGCCTGTATTAACAGCGGTTGTGTTGGCGGGTCGGGTAGGGTCTGCCTTTGCTGCCGAAATTGGCACCATGAAGGTGACGGAACAAATCGATGCCCTCCATATGCTGGGCACTGATCCGGTGGACTACCTCGTGGTTCCGCGTTTTATTGCCTGCCTGCTGATGTTGCCGATTTTGAATATTCTTTCCTTGGTAACTGGCTTGTGGGGCGGGATGATCATTGCCGATTATCTCTACGGCATTCCCCGCACCATTTACATCGAGTCTATTCAAAACTTTCTACAATCGTGGGATATTTGGAGTTCTATTATTAAATCCGGAATTTTTGGCGCTGTTGTGGCCATCATTGGCTGTAACTGGGGGCTGACCACCACAGGGGGGGCAAAAGGGGTGGGACAATCCACCACCGCAGCAGTGGTGATGTCGTTGCTCGCAATCTTTATTCTGAATTTCTTTCTCTCGTGGGCGCTATTTGGCGGGGAGAGTAATTTGATTCCGACGTTCTAG
- a CDS encoding DUF3155 domain-containing protein, protein MARRRKRKSRRRLEGRRILECVPQYSIESGEDKPVTAARKFIQAKGIAPPALLLVKRNEHTTDRYFWAEKGLFGAQYVEENHFLFPSLRELAEEKMAATAR, encoded by the coding sequence TTGGCCAGAAGACGGAAGCGGAAGAGTCGGCGTCGTCTTGAAGGGCGCAGGATCCTTGAGTGCGTACCTCAATATAGCATTGAGAGTGGCGAAGATAAACCAGTGACCGCGGCTCGGAAATTCATTCAGGCTAAGGGGATCGCGCCACCTGCCTTACTCCTTGTCAAGCGTAATGAGCATACAACCGATCGCTATTTCTGGGCAGAAAAAGGGTTGTTTGGTGCGCAGTACGTTGAAGAGAATCATTTTTTATTTCCCAGCTTGCGGGAATTAGCTGAAGAAAAAATGGCAGCCACAGCACGCTAG
- a CDS encoding RNA recognition motif domain-containing protein translates to MTLYIGNLSYDATEENLREVFEKYGEIRRIVLPVDRETGKRRGFAFVELVDESQETAAIDDLDGATWLGRVLKVNKAKPKQ, encoded by the coding sequence ATGACACTGTACATTGGCAACCTCTCCTATGACGCGACCGAGGAAAATCTGCGCGAAGTGTTTGAAAAGTATGGCGAAATTCGCCGGATTGTGTTGCCGGTGGATCGTGAAACAGGCAAACGTCGTGGTTTTGCCTTCGTAGAGCTAGTGGATGAAAGTCAGGAAACGGCAGCAATTGATGATCTCGATGGCGCAACATGGCTAGGACGCGTGCTCAAAGTGAATAAGGCGAAGCCAAAGCAGTAA